GTCAACTGCAAAAAACTAACCTGGAATTCCAACTATCCGATTTTTACATTACAAAAGAATAGCAATCATAATTTATGATGTTATTTGAACAATACGAAAATTATTATAACTTATGGAACTCCTCATAGCATTACAGATAGCATTAATAATAGCAACGATAGGTTATTTCATTCTTAACTCTCTATCAAAGGACCAGCATAAGATAATCAATGAACTGAAGGACAAAGGTAATTACGAGGAAGCTCTAAAGAGACTTTTAAAGATGTTTCAGAGGAATAAGGATGATGTAAGGGTGATATATGAACTTGGTGAAGTCAATAGACTCCTAAAGAACAACCTTGAAGCAATCGGATATTACTTACAGCTTATAGAAAAGGATGCTTTCCCACCAATAACCACCAAAGGAGAAGTTTTGAAACAAGTAGGTCTCCTCTTCCTACAAGAAAAAAAAGTTCAAGAAGCATTTTACTATCTATACTATGCATCCTATTTTCTGCCAGCAGATAAGGATATCAATTACTCACTTTTTAGAATACTATTTGAAGAGGAAAACTTTCAATTAGCAGACACTTTCGGGCAGCGTGCTTTGCCATTCTACAATAAAGACCCTATATTCCTAACAGACTTTGGTGTAACAAAAATAGACCTAGGTAAGTATGGTGAAGCAATTGAGATCCTTGAGAAAGCACTAAGTTCTAAAAATGTCAAAACAAGAATTGCTCTAGGCTTTACATTAATCAAACTAGGTGGTTATAGAAGAGCGATAGACATACTAGCACCCATGCTTACCGAAGATAATATTCCTAGTTCTGCAGTCTATCTAATCTATAAGATGCTTGTTTATGCAAACATATATCTGAAAAACTTTAACGACACTATGAGATACTGGGATCAATTCCTCAGTTTTGCTACATCAAAAAATTTAGCGAGTGTGATAAGGGAAATTGGATTTGGAATATTTATGACATACCTCTATTTCTCAAAATATGAGAGTGCTAAGTCAACACTGGAAACACTCAAGGAATATGATATAAGTGATGCAGTTGTCAATGCTGTCTCAACATTCATAGACGAAGCAATAAAAAATATTAACCTTAAGAAGGAGATGAAACCCTACGACTTGAAAGCAATAAAGGAAATTGATAACTATGTAAATTCTTGGTTAAACTCCTCATTGAGAGCAAGGGAGATAGTA
The Spirochaetota bacterium genome window above contains:
- a CDS encoding restriction endonuclease → MELLIALQIALIIATIGYFILNSLSKDQHKIINELKDKGNYEEALKRLLKMFQRNKDDVRVIYELGEVNRLLKNNLEAIGYYLQLIEKDAFPPITTKGEVLKQVGLLFLQEKKVQEAFYYLYYASYFLPADKDINYSLFRILFEEENFQLADTFGQRALPFYNKDPIFLTDFGVTKIDLGKYGEAIEILEKALSSKNVKTRIALGFTLIKLGGYRRAIDILAPMLTEDNIPSSAVYLIYKMLVYANIYLKNFNDTMRYWDQFLSFATSKNLASVIREIGFGIFMTYLYFSKYESAKSTLETLKEYDISDAVVNAVSTFIDEAIKNINLKKEMKPYDLKAIKEIDNYVNSWLNSSLRAREIVDALYPRKEQKEKINVVEIIKKVQEEMNLHNQKIKDLISSSAGSGLSPEDEADVCDMFTNRLDEKTFASISEELVKALGFNILKKIETESFLESEGVDYICSRSKEKDRYYVAVRRWGSNEIGKIAIVDINQKSIENNCEKVMIISSSPLTNEAQDYVEKNSRIEFKTCKELAGIIKAVISSV